Proteins from a genomic interval of Lactococcus protaetiae:
- a CDS encoding DUF1273 domain-containing protein gives MNSLLIMGYSSFDLGIFNEKDIKISVIKKAVKKRLIGFLENGLKWIIFTGNLGFEYWVLEVAKELKEDYEFQIGSIFAFETQGQNWNEANQIKLASFKQVDFVKYAYETYENAGQFRQYNDFLLENTEGAFVFYDEENKTKLKYMVDRMKNTSDYELYLLDFEDLQETFEEMNE, from the coding sequence ATGAATTCATTGCTAATCATGGGTTACAGCAGTTTCGATTTAGGTATTTTTAATGAAAAAGATATTAAAATTTCTGTGATAAAAAAAGCAGTCAAAAAAAGATTGATTGGTTTCTTAGAAAACGGTCTAAAGTGGATTATATTTACAGGAAATCTAGGCTTTGAGTATTGGGTACTTGAAGTGGCAAAGGAGCTAAAAGAAGATTATGAATTTCAAATTGGTAGCATTTTTGCTTTTGAAACGCAGGGGCAAAATTGGAATGAAGCCAATCAAATCAAGCTTGCATCCTTCAAACAAGTAGATTTTGTGAAATATGCTTATGAAACTTATGAAAACGCAGGACAATTCCGTCAGTACAATGATTTTCTACTAGAAAACACGGAAGGCGCATTTGTATTTTATGATGAAGAAAATAAAACAAAGTTAAAATATATGGTTGACAGAATGAAAAATACATCTGATTATGAGCTATATTTACTGGATTTTGAAGATTTGCAAGAGACTTTTGAAGAAATGAATGAGTAA
- the rpoD gene encoding RNA polymerase sigma factor RpoD — MAGNKKRISQISKETGVQNRVLVEKAQEIGLLVKSHSSSIGPGEERRLLEALDVKPVVVEKMADSDTLAKVEVKENGEVFDMKAYEKAVKDYIAKRKPLGEALDIEIMDELSVKFGIVDDALEDLFKQIQDAGISIVDKEGNPSPLALVTEEAEQEDLSDNAMDEIVTNVRIDDPVRMYLKEIGRYPLISLEEETKLAEAIIAGGEEAEFAKQMLAEANLRLVVSIAKRYSGRGMQFLDLIQEGNMGLMKAVDKFDHTKGFKFSTYATWWIRQAITRAIADQARTIRIPVHMVETINKLIRVQRNLLQDLGRDPSPEEIGKELHMAPDKVREVLKIAQEPVSLETPIGEEDDSHLGDFIEDDVIESPVDYTNRVLLREQLDEVMDTLTDREENVLRMRFGLDDGRMHTLEDVGKQFKVTRERIRQIEAKAIKKLRHPRRSKPLRDFM, encoded by the coding sequence TTGGCAGGAAATAAGAAAAGAATTAGTCAAATTTCAAAAGAAACTGGTGTTCAAAACCGTGTGCTAGTTGAAAAAGCACAAGAAATTGGCTTACTTGTAAAATCACACTCAAGCTCTATTGGTCCTGGTGAAGAACGCCGACTTCTTGAGGCTTTGGATGTTAAGCCAGTGGTTGTAGAAAAAATGGCGGATTCAGACACTTTGGCTAAAGTCGAAGTCAAAGAAAATGGCGAAGTTTTTGATATGAAGGCTTATGAAAAGGCCGTGAAAGATTACATTGCGAAGCGTAAACCGCTTGGTGAAGCATTAGATATTGAAATCATGGATGAATTGTCTGTGAAATTTGGTATCGTGGATGATGCACTTGAAGATTTGTTTAAACAAATTCAAGATGCAGGAATTTCTATCGTCGATAAGGAAGGAAATCCAAGTCCCCTGGCACTTGTCACGGAAGAAGCGGAGCAAGAAGATTTATCTGATAATGCGATGGATGAGATTGTCACTAATGTCCGTATTGATGACCCAGTCCGTATGTATTTGAAAGAAATAGGTCGTTATCCATTGATTTCTCTTGAGGAAGAAACGAAATTGGCCGAGGCAATCATTGCAGGTGGTGAAGAAGCTGAATTTGCTAAACAGATGCTGGCTGAAGCAAATTTACGCTTGGTTGTTTCAATTGCAAAGCGTTATTCTGGACGTGGGATGCAATTTTTAGACCTCATTCAAGAGGGAAATATGGGCTTGATGAAGGCTGTGGATAAGTTTGACCACACGAAAGGTTTCAAGTTCTCAACTTATGCAACATGGTGGATTCGTCAGGCGATTACGCGTGCGATTGCAGACCAAGCGCGTACAATTCGCATTCCAGTGCATATGGTTGAAACAATCAATAAATTAATTCGTGTGCAACGTAATCTTTTGCAAGATCTTGGACGTGATCCATCGCCTGAGGAAATTGGAAAAGAGTTGCATATGGCACCAGATAAAGTGCGTGAAGTTTTAAAAATTGCACAAGAACCTGTATCGCTTGAAACACCTATTGGTGAAGAGGATGATTCTCATCTTGGTGATTTTATTGAAGATGATGTGATTGAATCTCCAGTAGATTATACGAATCGCGTTTTGTTGCGTGAGCAGCTTGATGAGGTCATGGACACCTTGACTGACCGTGAGGAAAATGTTCTGAGGATGCGTTTTGGGCTCGATGATGGTCGTATGCACACCTTGGAAGATGTTGGGAAGCAATTTAAAGTCACACGGGAACGTATTCGCCAGATTGAAGCAAAAGCAATCAAAAAATTGCGTCATCCTCGTCGTTCTAAACCATTACGTGATTTTATGTAA
- the spx gene encoding transcriptional regulator Spx, whose product MIDLYLSPSCTSCRKARAWLQSHKVPFVEHNILTQPMTANDLRHILTKTENGTEDIISTRSKVFQKLAVDVDNLTINELIELVTEFPNLLRRPIITDSKHLQIGFNEDEIRAFLPREYRRAEMLNTIEE is encoded by the coding sequence GTGATTGATTTATATTTGTCGCCTTCATGTACAAGTTGCCGTAAGGCGCGCGCTTGGCTGCAAAGCCACAAAGTTCCCTTTGTAGAACATAATATCCTAACACAACCCATGACAGCAAATGATTTGCGCCATATTTTGACAAAAACTGAAAATGGGACAGAAGATATCATATCAACAAGGTCAAAAGTTTTTCAAAAATTGGCTGTGGATGTTGATAATTTAACAATTAATGAGTTGATTGAACTTGTAACAGAATTTCCAAATTTATTGAGAAGACCAATCATTACTGATTCAAAGCACTTACAAATTGGTTTCAATGAAGACGAAATTCGTGCATTTTTGCCGCGAGAATACCGCCGTGCCGAAATGTTAAACACGATTGAAGAATGA
- a CDS encoding AAA family ATPase: protein MLCQNCNINEATIHLYTNVNGQKKQTDLCQNCYQIMKSGGQEALFGTNNNGTRGDMDEPFNPFNDIFSALHGNDLPNGPGTPQNPVPPTQAGGRGPRGPQNPRAKQPKGMLEEFGINVTDSARRGEIDPVIGRDEEIKRVIEILNRRTKNNPVLIGEPGVGKTAVVEGLAQKIVDGDVPQKLQNKEVIRLDVVSLVQGTGIRGQFEERMQKLMDEIRKRNDVIMFIDEIHEIVGAGSAGDGNMDAGNILKPALARGELQLVGATTLNEYRIIEKDAALERRMQPVKVDEPSVDETITILRGIQPRYEDYHHVKYTDEAIEAAAHLSNRYIQDRFLPDKAIDLLDESGSKKNLTLKFVDPEDIKNRINQAEQQKNEAMRTEDFEKAAHFRDQIAKLRELQNHEVSDDEIPVITEKDIEQIVEQKTHIPVGI, encoded by the coding sequence ATGCTTTGTCAAAATTGTAATATCAACGAGGCGACCATTCACCTCTATACAAATGTTAATGGTCAGAAAAAACAAACAGACCTTTGCCAAAATTGTTATCAAATCATGAAATCTGGTGGACAAGAGGCGCTATTCGGTACAAATAATAATGGCACTAGGGGAGATATGGACGAACCATTCAACCCATTTAATGATATTTTTAGTGCATTACATGGTAATGATTTACCAAATGGGCCAGGAACACCTCAAAATCCAGTTCCTCCTACTCAAGCAGGAGGGCGTGGTCCGCGTGGTCCGCAAAATCCTAGAGCTAAACAGCCTAAGGGAATGCTTGAAGAATTTGGAATTAATGTGACAGACAGCGCACGCCGTGGCGAAATTGACCCTGTCATCGGTCGCGATGAAGAGATTAAACGTGTTATTGAAATTCTCAATCGTCGGACGAAAAATAATCCTGTACTAATTGGAGAACCTGGTGTTGGTAAAACAGCAGTTGTTGAAGGTTTGGCGCAAAAGATTGTAGACGGAGATGTTCCACAAAAGCTGCAAAATAAAGAAGTCATCCGACTTGATGTGGTTAGTCTAGTGCAAGGCACAGGTATTCGTGGACAATTTGAAGAACGAATGCAAAAACTGATGGATGAAATCAGAAAGCGCAATGATGTCATTATGTTCATTGACGAAATCCATGAAATTGTTGGTGCTGGCTCTGCTGGTGATGGCAATATGGATGCTGGAAATATCCTAAAACCTGCACTTGCTCGAGGTGAATTACAATTAGTTGGAGCTACGACGCTTAACGAATATCGGATTATTGAAAAAGATGCAGCGCTTGAGCGTAGAATGCAGCCTGTGAAGGTTGATGAGCCTTCAGTTGATGAAACAATCACGATTTTGCGAGGAATTCAACCGCGCTATGAAGATTATCATCATGTAAAATACACAGATGAAGCGATTGAAGCAGCGGCACATTTGTCTAATCGCTATATCCAAGACCGTTTCTTGCCTGATAAGGCGATTGACCTTTTGGATGAATCAGGTTCAAAGAAAAATTTGACTTTGAAATTTGTTGACCCTGAAGATATCAAAAATCGGATTAATCAAGCGGAACAACAAAAAAATGAAGCGATGCGTACTGAAGATTTTGAAAAGGCGGCTCATTTCCGTGATCAAATTGCGAAATTGCGTGAACTGCAAAATCATGAAGTTTCAGACGATGAAATTCCTGTGATTACAGAAAAAGATATTGAACAAATTGTTGAACAAAAAACACACATTCCTGTCGGGATTTGA
- a CDS encoding inositol monophosphatase family protein — MENDLSVPTNSCQEEDLLTRLELAKDWIRDAGNFLKENLTEPLEITEKTRYDDLVTNFDHEVQKMIVKNILHHFPSDKILAEEDNKKLSFDEQIPHLWILDPIDGTTNFIVQKDNFAIMIAYYEFGVGKFGLILNVTQDKLYWCDSHKAFCNQRELEPKFSPLRHSLLGVNSYMYRANVGGVLDLSRQTLGVRILGSAGISYGQLLEGKILGYFSNLQPWDYAAGSIIAEKLGYITLTLSGEKPKFDDREKVFTIPKMLLPEIQKYIKN, encoded by the coding sequence GTGGAAAACGATTTGTCAGTGCCAACTAATTCTTGTCAGGAAGAAGATTTATTGACAAGACTTGAGTTAGCTAAAGATTGGATTCGCGATGCTGGGAATTTTCTTAAAGAGAATTTGACAGAACCATTAGAAATTACAGAAAAAACAAGATATGATGACTTGGTCACCAATTTTGACCATGAAGTTCAGAAGATGATTGTCAAAAATATTTTGCATCATTTTCCATCTGACAAAATTCTGGCAGAAGAAGATAATAAAAAACTCAGTTTTGATGAGCAAATTCCTCATTTATGGATTCTTGACCCCATTGATGGCACGACCAATTTCATTGTTCAAAAAGATAATTTTGCCATCATGATTGCTTACTATGAATTTGGAGTCGGAAAATTTGGCTTGATTCTGAATGTCACACAAGATAAACTTTATTGGTGTGATAGTCATAAAGCCTTTTGTAATCAACGGGAATTAGAACCTAAATTTTCTCCCCTGCGCCATAGCTTGTTAGGTGTGAATAGTTATATGTATAGGGCAAATGTTGGAGGAGTATTAGATTTAAGTCGTCAAACATTGGGTGTTCGTATTTTAGGTAGCGCAGGAATTAGTTATGGACAATTATTAGAAGGCAAAATTCTAGGCTACTTTAGTAATCTTCAACCTTGGGACTACGCTGCTGGAAGTATTATCGCGGAAAAGCTAGGCTATATTACATTAACCTTATCAGGTGAAAAACCTAAATTTGATGACCGTGAAAAAGTATTTACAATCCCTAAAATGCTGCTTCCAGAAATTCAAAAATATATTAAAAATTAA
- a CDS encoding DNA-directed RNA polymerase subunit beta, with protein sequence MFKRTVKFLGVRLSFVILIAILLVVSAVLGLMLGYGVLGGGNPSHVFNHNLWTEVLDKLNPAK encoded by the coding sequence ATGTTTAAGCGAACCGTAAAATTTTTAGGGGTCAGATTATCATTTGTAATTCTTATTGCGATACTATTGGTTGTATCAGCGGTTCTAGGACTTATGCTAGGTTATGGTGTACTTGGAGGTGGGAATCCTTCCCATGTTTTCAATCATAATTTATGGACAGAAGTGCTAGACAAACTTAATCCAGCAAAATAA
- a CDS encoding Rrf2 family transcriptional regulator, translated as MKLSSGWEQSVYVLLILARLPENRTMSSLALANRLKVSPSYLKKIIKSLVDEGLLRSTPGKNGGFSLNKSLNDISFYDVFLAIEGRGRIFQSQGLLQNFIGAESGKAQRCAITTALDEIENTLVSTLSNVSLAQVAEETQYNYNLGYLDEWIDEID; from the coding sequence ATGAAATTATCATCTGGTTGGGAACAATCCGTTTATGTTCTGCTCATTTTAGCACGACTTCCTGAAAATCGTACAATGAGTTCTCTCGCTCTTGCTAATCGTTTAAAAGTTTCTCCCTCTTATCTAAAAAAGATTATCAAGTCACTTGTTGACGAAGGACTTTTGCGCTCAACACCAGGTAAAAACGGTGGTTTTTCACTAAATAAATCATTGAACGACATTAGTTTCTATGATGTTTTTCTTGCAATTGAAGGGCGAGGAAGAATTTTTCAAAGTCAAGGTTTGCTACAAAATTTCATTGGTGCTGAGTCTGGAAAAGCCCAACGTTGTGCTATCACGACTGCATTAGACGAAATCGAAAATACTCTTGTTTCAACTTTATCAAATGTTTCTCTCGCTCAAGTCGCAGAAGAAACACAATACAATTACAATCTTGGATATCTGGATGAGTGGATTGATGAAATAGATTAA
- a CDS encoding AAA family ATPase, translating to MKEKEQTQLIHLAEDLKAHVIGQDEAVDKISKAIRRSRVGLGKPNRPIGSFLFVGPTGVGKTELAKQLAQELFGSADSMVRFDMSEYMEKHSVAKLIGAPPGYVGYEEAGQLTEQVRRNPYTLILLDEIEKAHPDVMHMFLQILDDGRLTDAQGRTVSFKDAIIIMTSNAGTGKAEANVGFGAAREGRTNSVLGQLGDFFSPEFMNRFDGIIEFSALSKENLLKIVDLMLAEVNEQIGRNEIHLEVTQAAKEKLVDLGYDPAMGARPLRRTIQDHIEDAIADFYIEHPEYKNLVADLIDDEIVISNQAQEPAETADEEVPAE from the coding sequence TTGAAAGAAAAGGAACAAACTCAGCTGATTCATTTGGCAGAAGACTTGAAAGCACACGTCATTGGGCAAGATGAAGCAGTAGATAAGATTTCTAAAGCTATCCGTCGGAGTCGTGTCGGTTTGGGTAAGCCTAATCGCCCAATTGGTTCTTTCCTCTTTGTTGGACCTACTGGTGTTGGTAAAACAGAGCTTGCTAAACAATTGGCACAAGAACTTTTTGGTTCAGCAGATAGCATGGTTCGTTTTGATATGTCGGAATATATGGAAAAACATAGTGTGGCGAAACTGATTGGAGCGCCTCCAGGATATGTTGGCTATGAGGAAGCGGGTCAATTGACTGAACAAGTAAGACGTAATCCTTACACGCTGATTTTGCTTGATGAGATTGAGAAAGCTCATCCAGATGTGATGCATATGTTCTTGCAAATCCTTGATGATGGACGTTTAACGGATGCTCAAGGACGTACAGTTAGCTTTAAAGATGCTATTATCATCATGACCTCAAACGCTGGTACAGGTAAGGCTGAAGCCAATGTTGGTTTTGGTGCAGCACGTGAAGGTCGGACGAATTCTGTGCTTGGGCAGCTTGGTGATTTCTTCAGTCCTGAGTTTATGAATCGTTTTGATGGTATCATCGAATTTTCTGCCTTGTCTAAGGAAAATCTATTGAAGATTGTGGACTTGATGCTTGCAGAAGTTAACGAACAAATTGGTCGCAATGAAATTCATCTTGAAGTGACGCAGGCTGCTAAGGAAAAATTAGTTGACCTCGGATATGACCCAGCGATGGGTGCGCGTCCACTTCGTAGAACGATTCAAGACCACATAGAAGATGCGATTGCTGATTTTTACATTGAACACCCAGAATATAAAAACTTGGTTGCTGATTTGATTGACGATGAGATTGTCATTTCAAATCAAGCGCAGGAACCTGCTGAAACAGCGGATGAAGAAGTTCCGGCAGAGTAG
- a CDS encoding PepSY domain-containing protein, producing MKVIKWIIVIGASLMIGWGAGYMSAYQWDFLSVFGLRSTAQIDTGAVNIPLADNADGNSPDTDGNANAADNNTNIDNGQTTADQNLTGEITLARAREIAEADLKARGINAQFHADSGIGMEYGRRVWELEFRSNGQSIEYYIDVENGNIIKFEKW from the coding sequence ATGAAAGTAATAAAATGGATAATAGTTATCGGAGCCTCACTTATGATTGGTTGGGGAGCAGGATATATGTCAGCTTATCAGTGGGATTTTCTAAGTGTTTTTGGATTACGTAGCACAGCTCAGATTGATACTGGGGCTGTGAATATTCCACTCGCTGACAATGCTGATGGAAATAGCCCCGATACTGACGGAAATGCTAATGCTGCTGACAATAATACCAATATTGACAACGGTCAAACAACAGCTGACCAAAATTTGACAGGTGAAATCACTTTAGCGCGTGCTCGTGAAATTGCCGAAGCTGATTTGAAGGCACGGGGGATTAATGCCCAATTTCATGCTGATTCGGGAATTGGTATGGAATATGGTCGAAGAGTATGGGAGTTAGAATTCCGCAGTAATGGGCAGTCTATTGAGTACTACATTGATGTGGAAAATGGAAATATTATTAAATTTGAAAAGTGGTAG
- the tig gene encoding trigger factor → MTVSFEKTSDTKGTLSFSIDQETIKKGLDKAFNKVKGNISVPGFRKGKINRQMFNKMYGEEALYEEGLNAVLPEAYDAAVKEAGIEPVAQPKIDVTKMEKGSDWELTAEVVVKPTVTLGDYKNLTVEVDASKEVSDEDVEERLTSAQNNLAELVVKETAAENGDTVVIDFVGSVDGVEFEGGKGANHSLELGSGQFIPGFEEQLIGSKAGETIEVKVTFPEDYQAEDLAGKEALFVTTVNEVKAKELPELDDELAKDIDEEVETLDELKAKFRKELEESKTEAFDDAVETAAIEAAVANAEIKELPEEMIHEEVHRAMNEFLGGMQQQGISPEMYFQITGTTEDDLHKQYEADADKRVRTNLVVEAIAAAENFTTTDEEVQAEIADLAAQYNMPVEQVEKLLPVDMLKHDIAMKKAVEIIASTATVK, encoded by the coding sequence ATGACTGTAAGTTTTGAAAAAACTAGTGATACAAAAGGTACACTCTCATTTTCAATCGATCAAGAAACAATCAAAAAAGGTCTTGACAAAGCTTTCAATAAAGTAAAAGGAAACATCAGTGTTCCAGGTTTCCGTAAAGGTAAAATTAATCGCCAAATGTTTAACAAAATGTATGGTGAAGAAGCGCTTTATGAAGAAGGCTTAAATGCTGTCCTTCCAGAAGCATATGATGCAGCTGTAAAAGAAGCTGGTATCGAGCCAGTCGCTCAACCAAAAATTGATGTAACTAAAATGGAGAAAGGTTCAGATTGGGAATTGACAGCAGAAGTTGTTGTTAAACCAACAGTAACCCTTGGAGATTACAAAAACCTCACGGTAGAAGTGGATGCTAGCAAAGAAGTTTCTGACGAAGATGTTGAAGAGCGCTTGACTAGTGCTCAAAATAACTTGGCAGAACTTGTTGTGAAAGAAACAGCTGCAGAAAACGGAGACACAGTCGTAATCGATTTTGTTGGTTCAGTTGATGGTGTTGAATTTGAAGGTGGAAAAGGTGCGAACCATAGCCTTGAACTTGGTTCAGGGCAGTTTATTCCAGGGTTTGAGGAACAACTTATTGGTTCAAAAGCTGGTGAAACAATCGAAGTTAAAGTTACTTTCCCAGAAGATTATCAAGCCGAAGACCTTGCTGGTAAAGAAGCACTTTTTGTTACAACAGTTAATGAAGTCAAAGCAAAAGAACTTCCAGAACTTGATGATGAACTTGCAAAAGACATTGACGAAGAAGTTGAAACATTGGATGAACTCAAGGCTAAATTCCGCAAGGAACTTGAAGAATCAAAAACAGAGGCATTTGATGATGCAGTAGAAACAGCAGCTATTGAAGCAGCAGTAGCTAATGCAGAAATCAAAGAACTTCCAGAAGAAATGATTCACGAAGAAGTTCACCGTGCAATGAATGAATTCCTCGGAGGAATGCAACAACAAGGTATTTCACCAGAAATGTACTTCCAAATCACTGGTACAACTGAAGATGACCTTCATAAACAATATGAAGCAGATGCTGACAAACGTGTTCGCACAAATCTTGTTGTAGAAGCTATTGCAGCTGCTGAAAACTTTACAACTACTGATGAAGAAGTGCAAGCAGAAATCGCTGATTTGGCTGCACAATATAATATGCCAGTTGAACAAGTTGAAAAACTTCTTCCAGTTGACATGCTTAAACACGATATTGCAATGAAAAAAGCAGTAGAAATTATCGCTTCAACTGCTACAGTAAAATAA
- a CDS encoding UPF0223 family protein, whose product MKENYNYPLDFSWSTAEMTEVLSFFNQVEKFYESKVEKEEFLNAYSAFKKVVPSKMQEKQLGHEFEGNSGYSLYRAVKEVQASGKRFVSAN is encoded by the coding sequence ATGAAAGAAAACTATAACTATCCTCTGGATTTTAGTTGGAGTACCGCTGAAATGACAGAGGTGCTCTCTTTTTTCAATCAAGTTGAAAAATTTTACGAAAGTAAGGTTGAAAAAGAAGAATTTTTGAACGCCTATTCTGCTTTTAAAAAAGTAGTTCCATCAAAAATGCAAGAAAAACAATTGGGCCACGAATTTGAGGGAAATAGTGGTTACTCGCTTTATAGAGCCGTTAAGGAGGTACAGGCAAGTGGAAAACGATTTGTCAGTGCCAACTAA
- the dnaG gene encoding DNA primase, whose product MAFLETDEVNMLKAQVNIADLISQYVALSRNGKNFIGLCPFHGEKTPSFNVNAEKGFYHCFGCGKSGDAIEFLKEYKQIGFVDAIKELADFAGVQLNISDDKEEKKDPNGPLYEIHNQAARLYNILLMSTELGKAARKYLLDRGISLDIIKRFNIGLAPDEEDFIYKNLSNKFDEEILANSGLFHFSNNKVFDAFSNRIMFPITNEYGHTIGFSGRKWQENDMAKAKYVNTSVTPIFDKSYELWNFDKAKPTISRNHEVYLMEGFMDVIAAYKAGVTNVVASMGTALTEKHVRRLKQIAKKFVLVYDGDSAGQNAIYKAMNLIGEASVQIVKVPEGLDPDEYYKSYGAGGLSRLMISGRIQPIEFLIEFLRPENLANLQVQLDFIEKIAPMIARIPSITAQDAYVRKLVEILPDFEYNQVERAVNLRRENMVSTDNSFVRTDETDFPEFVPPAPESFDEGYFAGFGNSDERNFSNVAVTNVPKLSRIERAEEQLLNRMINHSAVLKKFAQDENFRFVHKRYQDLFDRVMLEGMAFEEIDYSHLASELEGDERSLLYQIIGLDLPESASSLEINDLVAIFSREMEQLKFEELIAQLEVAKKAGNKERELELTLQIINQKKKLL is encoded by the coding sequence ATGGCTTTTCTAGAAACTGATGAAGTTAATATGTTGAAGGCGCAGGTGAATATCGCGGATTTGATTTCACAATACGTGGCTCTTTCTCGGAATGGTAAAAATTTTATTGGACTGTGCCCTTTTCATGGGGAAAAAACCCCTTCTTTTAATGTAAATGCAGAAAAAGGATTTTATCATTGTTTTGGTTGTGGTAAGTCAGGTGATGCAATTGAATTTTTGAAAGAATACAAGCAGATTGGATTTGTTGATGCGATCAAAGAGTTAGCTGATTTTGCGGGAGTCCAGCTTAATATTTCTGATGATAAGGAGGAGAAGAAAGATCCTAACGGCCCTTTGTATGAAATTCATAATCAGGCAGCTCGACTTTACAATATATTGTTGATGTCAACTGAATTGGGAAAGGCGGCTCGGAAGTATCTTTTAGATAGAGGAATTTCTTTAGATATTATCAAGAGATTCAATATTGGGTTAGCTCCGGATGAGGAAGACTTTATTTATAAGAATTTATCCAATAAATTTGATGAGGAGATTTTGGCGAATTCTGGACTATTTCATTTTTCTAATAATAAGGTTTTTGATGCTTTTTCAAACCGTATTATGTTTCCAATTACTAATGAATATGGTCATACTATTGGTTTTTCTGGAAGAAAATGGCAAGAGAATGATATGGCAAAAGCAAAGTATGTGAACACCTCTGTAACACCAATTTTTGATAAGTCGTATGAATTATGGAATTTTGATAAGGCTAAACCTACTATTAGCAGAAATCATGAAGTTTATTTGATGGAAGGCTTTATGGATGTTATTGCAGCATATAAAGCTGGAGTAACGAATGTGGTCGCTTCTATGGGAACTGCCTTAACTGAAAAACACGTGCGACGATTGAAACAAATTGCAAAAAAATTCGTATTAGTTTATGATGGAGATTCCGCTGGTCAAAATGCGATATATAAAGCTATGAATTTAATCGGAGAGGCAAGTGTTCAAATTGTCAAGGTACCAGAGGGGCTTGACCCAGATGAATACTATAAATCTTATGGTGCTGGGGGATTATCAAGATTGATGATTTCTGGTAGAATTCAACCAATAGAGTTTTTAATTGAATTTTTAAGACCAGAGAATTTAGCGAATTTACAGGTGCAACTTGATTTCATTGAGAAAATTGCCCCTATGATTGCACGAATTCCGTCAATTACGGCGCAAGATGCTTATGTAAGGAAATTAGTTGAGATTTTACCTGATTTCGAGTATAATCAAGTGGAACGCGCGGTAAATTTGAGACGGGAAAATATGGTCAGTACTGACAACAGTTTCGTCAGAACCGACGAAACTGATTTTCCAGAATTTGTGCCGCCTGCTCCAGAAAGTTTCGACGAAGGGTATTTTGCAGGATTTGGTAATAGCGATGAAAGAAATTTTTCAAATGTTGCTGTTACAAATGTTCCAAAATTATCCAGAATTGAGCGAGCGGAGGAGCAGTTATTGAATCGTATGATTAATCATTCGGCTGTTTTGAAAAAATTTGCTCAGGATGAAAATTTTAGGTTCGTTCATAAGCGTTATCAAGATTTATTTGACAGAGTTATGCTTGAAGGAATGGCATTTGAGGAGATTGATTATTCTCATCTTGCAAGTGAGCTTGAGGGAGATGAGAGAAGTTTACTTTATCAGATTATAGGATTGGACTTGCCAGAATCGGCATCAAGTTTAGAGATAAATGATTTGGTTGCTATTTTTTCAAGAGAAATGGAGCAGCTAAAATTTGAAGAATTAATCGCTCAATTGGAAGTAGCTAAAAAGGCTGGAAATAAAGAACGTGAGTTGGAATTAACACTTCAAATTATTAATCAGAAGAAAAAATTATTATAA